One window from the genome of Nicotiana tomentosiformis chromosome 5, ASM39032v3, whole genome shotgun sequence encodes:
- the LOC138892099 gene encoding uncharacterized protein, with the protein MDALTHHIQGEVPWCMLFADDIVLIDETRGDINGRLEVWRLDLESKGFKLSRTKTKYVECKFSDVTGEADVEVRLYSQVILKRECFKYLGSIIHGDGEIDGDVTYRIGVGRMKWRLTSGVLCDKNVPPKLKGSMYANVTLRI; encoded by the exons ATGGATGCACTGACACACCATATCCAAggagaggtgccatggtgtatgttgtttgctgatgatatagttctgattgatgagacgcgaggcgaCATTAATGGGAGATTGGAGGTATGGAGGCTGgacctggagtctaaaggtttcaaattgAGTCGGACTAAGACGAAATATGTGGAATGTAAGTTCAGCGATGTGACAGGGGAAGCAGATGTGGAAGTCAGGCTTTACTCACAGGTCATCCTCAAGAGAGAATGTTTTAAGTACTTAGGGTCAATTATCCATGGAGATGGGGAGATCGACGGGGATGTTACGTACCGTATTGGGGTGGGGCGGATGAAATGGCGGTTAacgtctggagtcctgtgtgacaagaatgtgccaccgaaactcaaag GTTCCATGTATGCGAATGTGACCTTGCGTATATAA